One Solanum lycopersicum chromosome 4, SLM_r2.1 DNA window includes the following coding sequences:
- the LOC101265636 gene encoding uncharacterized protein — translation MLRIPATIEEQLVLKAIREECPWENLPKRLQSTLNSKEDWHKRIIEHCIKKRLMWNTCFARKVCKEAEYYEDMLRYLRRNLALFPYHLAEYVCRVMRVTPFRYYCDMIFEVMKNEQPYDSIPNFSAADALRLTGIGRNEFIDIMNKCRSKKIMWKLNKSIAKELLPTQPVDFVIEPWWGVCLVNFTLEEFKKLTEEETATIDKICKEEANSFILFNPEIIKGLHLRGLVYFDVPVYPDDRFKVSRLEGFVSNREQSYEDPIEELLYAVFVVSSENSTVAELAATLQADLSQLQAAASFACRLGWAVKLIDPASILQEPNVPGSPKSLLSDEEDGSHASLGSANVSADGSAFQQVEIPWTENNSRSSGYARVAFLVDANITSYLMMGSVSPGLKSHAVTLYEAGKLGHASIADLCKDLGTLEGAKFEGELQEFANHAFSLRCILECLTSGGVPAEEIEKTGIMSSRSEDANSMSKDISFSENSGDAPKDISELNNEDLLNSETPKLSKDEETLSGKRSEETDQSDWELKQEISSETDEKASADNLDADKEVRKQIKYRVDILRCESLAALSPATLDRLFMRDYDIVVSMVPLPPSSVLPGPKGPVHFGPPSHSSMTPWMKLVLYSATAFGPLSVVLMKGHLLRMLPAPLAGCEKALLWSWDGSSVGGLGGKPEGNLVKGSILLHCINSLLKQSAVLVLPLSRFDLDEAGKTVTLDIPLPLKNSDGSTAQVGEELGLSAKETFNLNLLLASLSNKLNLWTIGFIRLLRLYKDRVEENIAPDDDTYEWVPLSVEFGIPLFSPKLCNHICKRLVSSQLLQTDLFGEHHDAMQELRKKLRDVCAEYQATGPTAKFLYQKEQPKESPRHFMNYASGRWNPNVDPSSPISGVSSEHHRLKLAHRQRSRTEVLSFDGNILRSYALTPVYEAATRPIEESPSVTTAKVEKDDAENKEEIYPGVNLLFDGSELRPFEIGACLQARQPVSLIAEASATSAIFSVQ, via the exons atgcTGCGTATACCGGCTACAATTGAGGAACAGTTGGTACTTAAAGCAATTAGAGAAGAATGTCCCTGGGAGAATCTTCCGAAGCGGCTTCAGTCCACGTTAAATTCCAAAGAAGATTGGCACAAAAG GATAATTGAACATTGCATTAAAAAGAGACTCATGTGGAATACTTGCTTTGCTCGTAAAGTGTGTAAAGAAGCTGAATACTATGAAGACATGTTGCGGTATCTCCGAAGGAACTTGGCG CTTTTTCCATATCACCTAGCGGAGTATGTTTGCCGTGTCATGAGGGTGACTCCTTTCAGATACTACTGCGACATGATTTTTGAAGTCATGAAAAACG AGCAACCCTATGACAGCATCCCAAATTTTAGTGCTGCAGATGCCTTACGGCTTACCGGAATTGGAAGAAATGAATTTATTGACATCATGAACAAGTGCAGATCTAAG AAAATTATGTGGAAGCTTAATAAATCAATAGCGAAAGAACTATTGCCTACACAACCAGTGGACTTTGTTATTGAGCCATGGTGGGGAGTTTGTCTTGTCAACTTTACGCTAGAAGAATTCAAG AAACTGACTGAAGAAGAAACAGCAACAATAGATAAAATCTGCAAGGAAGAAGCaaactctttcattcttttcaaTCCTGAAATTATAAAGGGTCTTCATCTGCGAGGACTAGTCTATTTTGATGTTCCTGTCTATCCTGATGATCGTTTTAAAG TTTCAAGGCTTGAAGGATTTGTTTCTAACCGAGAACAGTCCTATGAAGATCCAATTGAGGA GTTGCTGTATGCTGTTTTTGTGGTTTCAAGTGAGAATTCAACTGTTGCTGAATTAGCTGCAACACTACAGGCTGATCTTTCTCAACTTCAAGCAGCTGCATCTTTTGCTTGCAGATTGGGATGGGCTGTCAAATTAATAGACCCTGCATCTATTCTGCAAGAACCTAATGTCCCAGGGTCACCTAAGAGCCTTCTGAGTGACGAGGAAGATGGTTCTCATGCCAGCTTGGGCTCTGCAAACGTGTCTGCTGATGGCAGTGCTTTTCAGCAAGTAGAAATTCCATGGACAGAAAATAATAGCAGGAGTTCTGGTTATGCTCGGGTTGCTTTTCTTGTTGATGCTAATATAACTTCTTATCTTATGATGGGATCTGTATCACCAG GTCTAAAATCTCATGCTGTGACTTTGTATGAAGCGGGAAAACTAGGTCATGCTAGTATTGCAGATCTCTGTAAAGATTTGGGCACACTTGAGGGGGCCAAATTTGAAGGTGAACTGCAAGAGTTCGCCAATCATGCATTTAGTCTTCGGTGCATCCTGGAATGTCTCACATCAGGTGGGGTTCCAGCTGAAGAAATAGAAAAGACTGGCATTATGTCTTCAAGAAGTGAGGATGCTAATTCAATGTCAAAGGATATTTCATTTTCTGAAAATTCAGGGGATGCCCCTAAAGATATATCTGAGCTAAATAATGAAGATTTGCTAAATTCTGAAACACCCAAATTGTCTAAGGATGAAGAAACTCTATCAGGAAAAAGATCTGAAGAAACAGATCAATCAGACTGGGAGTTAAAACAGGAGATCAGTTCTGAGACTGATGAAAAAGCATCTGCTGACAACTTAGATGCTGATAAAGAAGTGAGGAAGCAGATAAAATACCGTGTGGATATACTCCGCTGTGAAAGCTTGGCTGCTCTCTCACCGGCTACTTTAGATCGTCTGTTTATGCGTGACTATGACATTGTTGTATCCATGGTTCCCCTCCCCCCTTCTTCAGTTTTGCCAGGACCAAAAGGCCCTGTTCATTTTGGACCTCCCTCCCATTCTTCTATGACACCCTGGATGAAGTTGGTGCTATATTCTGCTACAGCTTTTGGACCTCTATCAGTTGTTCTGATGAAAGGTCACTTGTTAAGAATGCTTCCTGCCCCATTAGCTGGCTGTGAGAAAGCACTTCTATGGTCATGGGATGGATCTTCCGTTGGAGGTTTGGGGGGGAAGCCTGAAGGGAATTTGGTAAAAGGAAGTATACTTTTACATTGTATAAACTCATTACTCAAGCAGTCTGCTGTCCTTGTGCTTCCCCTCAGCAGATTTGATCTTGATGAGGCTGGAAAAACTGTTACATTGGATATTCCCCTGCCCTTGAAGAATTCTGACGGTTCAACAGCTCAAGTAGGGGAGGAACTAGGACTGTCCGCAAAAGAAACTTTCAATCTGAATTTGCTATTAGCTAGTCTGTCTAACAAGCTTAATTTATGGACTATTGGTTTTATTCGCCTGTTAAGACTTTACAAAGATAGAGTCGAAGAAAATATCGCACCTGATGATGATACGTATGAATGGGTTCCACTAAGTGTAGAATTCGGTATTCCACTGTTTAGTCCAAAATTGTGCAATCATATATGTAAGAGATTAGTTTCCTCACAACTACTCCAAACAGATTTATTTGGAGAGCACCATGATGCAATGCAAGAGTTAAGAAAGAAATTGCGAGATGTTTGTGCCGAGTATCAGGCCACAGGTCCAACAGCGAAGTTCCTTTACCAGAAAGAACAGCCAAAGGAATCACCCCGGCATTTTATGAACTATGCGAGTGGAAGGTGGAACCCCAATGTTGATCCTTCTTCTCCTATTTCTGGTGTCTCTAGCGAACACCACAGACTAAAACTTGCTCATCGACAGCGATCTCGAACAGAAGTTCTGAGTTTTGATGGCAATATTCTAAG ATCATATGCTCTGACTCCTGTTTACGAGGCTGCCACCAGGCCAATTGAGGAATCTCCCTCAGTAACTACTGCTAAGGTTGAAAAAGATGATGCTGAGAATAAAGAGGAGATATATCCTGGTGTAAACCTTCTATTTGATGGATCTGAGCTGCGCCCATTCGAGATAGGTGCTTGTTTGCAGGCTCGTCAACCTGTGTCTTTAATTGCAGAAGCGTCTGCAACATCTGCTATTTTTTCAGTCCAATAG
- the LOC101265329 gene encoding uncharacterized protein codes for MALRFEILGRFNRARAAQLILPHYECQTPLFMPVGTQGTIKGLTTHQLEDIGCQIILGNTYHLALRPTSELIDELGGLHKFMNWPRALLTDSGGFQMVSLLHLADITEKGVTFQSPVDGKPMLLTPEESIQIQNRIGADIIMALDDVVKTTITGPRIEEAMYRTLRWIDRCIAAHKRPHEQNLFGIVQGGLDPVLRDICVRGLVERNLPGYAIGGLAGGEDKDSFWRVVAQCTAALPEHKPRYVMGVGYPLDILVCSALGADMYDCVYPTRTARFGTALVPEGVLKLKHKAMEDDLRPIDPTCDCMVCKTYTRAYIHCLVTKDAMGSQLLSYHNLHYMMKLSRDLHSSIVEGWFPEFVCQFLQKMFPQGDVPEWVCNAMEVAGIDISSCCAPFSSLSDKVEDTQNQEVKQ; via the exons ATGGCACTTCGTTTTGAG ATCCTTGGGAGATTTAATCGTGCTCGTGCAGCTCAGCTTATACTCCCTCACTATGAGTGCCAGACACCTCTTTTCATGCCTGTTGGCACTCAAG GTACTATAAAGGGTTTAACCACCCACCAGCTTGAGGATATTGGTTGCCAAATAATCCTCGGAAACACATACCATTTGGCACTACGTCCTACCTCTGAGCTCATTGATGAGTTAGGGGGTCTTCATAAGTTCATGAATTGGCCGAGGGCACTACTTACGGACTCTGGGGGCTTTCAAATG GTCTCCTTGTTGCATTTGGCTGATATCACTGAGAAGGGTGTCACGTTTCAG TCACCGGTGGATGGAAAGCCAATGCTCCTTACACCTGAAGAGTCTATACAGATACAA AACAGAATTGGTGCAGATATTATTATGGCTCTCGATGATGTCGTGAAAACTACTATCACAGGTCCAAGAATTGAAGAGGCTATGTATCGAACTCTTCGTTGGATAGATAGGTGCATAGCAG CTCATAAGAGACCACATGAACAGAATCTATTTGGCATAGTGCAAGGTGGTTTAGATCCAGTATTAAG GGATATATGTGTCAGAGGTTTAGTTGAACGCAATTTGCCTGG CTATGCTATTGGTGGTCTTGCAGGCGGTGAAGATAAAGACTCATTTTGGCGTGTCGTGGCTCAGTGTACTGCTGCACTACCTGAGCATAAACCACGATATGTAATG GGCGTAGGTTACCCACTAGACATTTTGGTTTGCAGTGCTTTAGGTGCTGACATGTATGATTGTGTCTATCCTACTCGTACCGCTCGTTTTGGCACAGCTCTAGTACCTGAG GGagttctaaaactcaaacacaaGGCAATGGAAGATGATTTGCGTCCTATTGATCCCACATGTGACTGCATG GTTTGTAAAACGTATACGAGGGCTTACATACATTGCCTTGTCACTAAAGATGCCATGGGATCTCAACTTCTGTCATATCACAACCTacactatatgatgaag CTTAGCAGAGATTTGCACTCGTCAATTGTTGAAGGATGGTTTCCAGA ATTTGTCTGTCAATTTCTGCAGAAAATG TTCCCCCAAGGTGATGTTCCTGAATGGGTCTGCAATGCCATGGAGGTTGCTGGGATTGACATTTCTTCTTGCTGTGCTCCATTTTCATCGCTCTCCGATAAAGTAGAAGATACACAAAATCAGGAAGTGAAACAgtaa